A genomic window from Luteolibacter sp. LG18 includes:
- a CDS encoding tetratricopeptide repeat protein, with protein MSPRSLIVLAGSAALLASCGSKNEGPPLASHAPKSKAESEGLYWQAKKADDSGDREKAIKLYKESAEASPTAPNSAQARFRQGQLLEQKGDLPEAFDAYEKLILGYQGSGYYTKALDRQISIANTAANGHIKTSFLGLKSGLSRDKVVGMLEQVRESAPKSSAAAAAQLSLGQLYQQQKKDKEAVEAYKKVVSDYPDRPEAPEAQFRVAQVYIQQAQRGNQNQATINLAREALQDYLNQYPNHHRAGEARRLMADLGGQSVQRSFDVAEFYLKTKEYESAKVYYREVVRRAGTNSLGQKAKSRLAELGEH; from the coding sequence ATGTCCCCGAGGTCATTGATCGTGCTCGCCGGCTCCGCCGCCCTGCTTGCTTCCTGCGGCTCGAAAAACGAGGGGCCTCCCCTCGCCTCCCACGCCCCGAAGTCGAAGGCCGAAAGCGAAGGCCTCTACTGGCAGGCCAAGAAGGCCGATGACTCGGGCGACCGCGAAAAGGCGATCAAGCTCTACAAGGAATCCGCCGAAGCCTCCCCGACCGCGCCGAACTCCGCCCAAGCCCGTTTCCGCCAAGGCCAGCTTCTGGAGCAGAAGGGCGACCTGCCGGAGGCATTCGACGCCTACGAGAAGCTCATCCTCGGCTACCAGGGCAGCGGCTACTACACCAAGGCCCTCGACCGCCAGATCTCCATCGCGAACACCGCCGCCAACGGCCACATCAAGACCAGTTTCCTCGGCCTGAAGTCCGGCCTGTCCCGCGACAAGGTCGTCGGCATGCTCGAGCAGGTCCGCGAAAGCGCGCCGAAATCCTCCGCCGCCGCGGCCGCCCAGCTCTCGCTCGGCCAGCTCTACCAGCAACAGAAGAAGGACAAGGAAGCCGTCGAAGCCTACAAGAAGGTCGTCAGCGACTATCCCGACCGCCCGGAAGCCCCGGAAGCCCAGTTCCGCGTGGCGCAGGTCTACATCCAGCAGGCCCAGCGCGGAAACCAGAACCAGGCGACCATCAACCTCGCCCGCGAGGCCCTGCAGGACTACCTCAACCAGTATCCGAACCACCACCGCGCCGGGGAAGCCCGCCGCCTGATGGCGGACCTCGGCGGCCAAAGCGTCCAGCGCTCCTTCGACGTCGCCGAGTTCTACCTCAAGACCAAGGAATACGAGTCCGCCAAGGTTTACTACCGCGAGGTGGTCCGCCGCGCCGGCACCAACTCCCTGGGCCAGAAGGCCAAGAGCCGCCTCGCCGAACTGGGCGAGCATTGA
- a CDS encoding HupE/UreJ family protein yields the protein MLRNPAPSPRRTALPVALLLLALACPAHAHAAHGEAAGFATGFGHPWSGWDHILAMIAVGLWGAQLRAPAVWVLPVAFPLVMAIGGFLGLIGAPLPGTEIGIALSAILLGGMVAFEARPPLWIAAVLVGIFGLFHGHAHGTELPEGQNGLLYSLGFVIATGCLHGVGIAIGLIHKWKGGRISLRGAGIAISLAGFWFAKEALA from the coding sequence ATGCTCCGAAATCCCGCGCCTTCACCCCGCCGCACGGCCCTTCCCGTCGCCCTGCTCCTGCTGGCGCTGGCGTGCCCCGCCCATGCGCATGCCGCCCATGGCGAGGCCGCGGGATTCGCCACCGGCTTCGGTCACCCGTGGTCCGGCTGGGATCACATCCTCGCGATGATCGCCGTGGGCCTGTGGGGAGCCCAACTCCGCGCGCCCGCGGTGTGGGTGCTGCCGGTCGCCTTCCCGCTGGTCATGGCCATCGGCGGTTTCCTCGGCCTGATCGGCGCTCCCCTTCCCGGCACCGAAATCGGCATCGCGCTTTCCGCCATCCTGCTCGGCGGCATGGTCGCCTTCGAAGCCCGCCCGCCGCTGTGGATCGCCGCCGTGCTGGTCGGCATCTTCGGGCTCTTCCATGGCCACGCCCACGGCACCGAGTTGCCAGAGGGCCAGAACGGCCTGCTCTACAGCCTCGGTTTCGTCATCGCCACCGGCTGCCTCCACGGCGTGGGCATCGCCATCGGCCTGATCCACAAGTGGAAGGGCGGCCGGATCTCGCTGCGGGGAGCCGGGATCGCAATCTCGCTGGCGGGGTTCTGGTTCGCCAAGGAAGCGCTGGCATGA
- the lptE gene encoding LPS assembly lipoprotein LptE, whose protein sequence is MMRLLAVSAAVALSSCAGYQLGGVKPASLARIKTIQVPMFGNDTQHPRAEAIATSAVASALAQDGTYRISNLDKADAVLEGRIRRIDYLQIRGERLDTLRPQELQNTVTLSWTLKDAKDPTKVLANGNAVGHSQFFVDANLQTSRNNALSDALERAADSLVSKLANGY, encoded by the coding sequence ATGATGCGCCTCCTCGCCGTTTCCGCCGCCGTCGCCCTGAGTTCCTGTGCTGGCTACCAGCTCGGCGGGGTGAAGCCCGCCTCGCTCGCCCGGATCAAGACCATCCAGGTGCCGATGTTCGGAAACGACACCCAGCACCCGCGCGCCGAGGCCATCGCCACCTCCGCCGTGGCCAGCGCCCTGGCCCAGGACGGCACCTACCGGATCTCGAACCTCGACAAGGCCGACGCCGTCCTCGAGGGCCGCATCCGCCGCATCGATTACCTCCAGATCCGCGGTGAACGCCTCGACACCCTTCGCCCCCAGGAGCTCCAGAACACCGTCACCCTGTCCTGGACCCTGAAGGATGCCAAGGACCCCACCAAGGTGCTCGCCAATGGCAACGCCGTGGGCCACAGCCAGTTCTTCGTGGACGCCAATCTCCAGACCTCCCGCAACAACGCGCTTTCCGACGCCTTGGAACGCGCCGCGGACTCCCTGGTCTCGAAGCTCGCCAACGGCTACTGA
- a CDS encoding NAD(P)-dependent oxidoreductase, whose product MSTVELEKAPAAVLGLGIIGSRAYGRLRDAGWGVKAWNRTPKGLPGEVSSALEAIEGARWISIYLKDSPAARATVEAIVPGLKPGMVVLNHSTLDVETTRWIAAQVAATGADFLDVPFTGSKVASENGQLVYYTSGDPALLAEVEPYLRVTAKDLIPCGEVGAATIVKLATNLISACTVQALAEALAVATAHGISAENFIGAVSKNACASVLSGMKLPTMAGGDFDTHFSLGNMEKDSRYVRALAAEAGLETPAIDAVSARMSALCADGLADLDYSALAKAYQ is encoded by the coding sequence ATGAGCACCGTGGAGTTGGAAAAAGCACCCGCGGCGGTGCTGGGGCTTGGGATCATCGGCTCGCGCGCCTACGGGCGGCTGCGGGATGCCGGTTGGGGCGTGAAAGCGTGGAACCGCACGCCGAAGGGGCTGCCGGGCGAGGTTTCGTCGGCCCTTGAAGCGATCGAGGGCGCGCGCTGGATTTCGATCTACCTGAAGGACTCCCCGGCGGCGCGTGCCACGGTGGAGGCCATCGTGCCGGGACTGAAGCCGGGCATGGTGGTGCTGAATCACTCGACGCTCGATGTGGAGACGACCCGCTGGATCGCGGCCCAAGTGGCTGCGACCGGGGCGGACTTCCTCGATGTGCCGTTCACCGGCAGCAAGGTGGCCTCGGAAAACGGCCAGCTCGTCTATTACACGTCCGGTGATCCGGCGCTGCTGGCGGAGGTGGAGCCCTACCTGCGGGTGACGGCGAAGGATCTCATTCCCTGCGGGGAAGTCGGCGCGGCGACCATCGTGAAGCTGGCGACGAACCTGATCTCCGCCTGCACGGTGCAGGCGCTGGCGGAAGCGCTCGCGGTCGCGACGGCCCACGGCATTTCCGCGGAGAACTTCATCGGCGCGGTGTCCAAGAACGCCTGTGCCTCGGTGCTTTCCGGAATGAAGCTGCCGACCATGGCCGGTGGGGATTTCGACACCCATTTCTCGCTCGGGAACATGGAGAAAGACAGTCGCTACGTGCGCGCCCTGGCCGCCGAAGCGGGATTGGAAACCCCGGCGATCGATGCCGTGTCCGCCCGCATGTCGGCGCTCTGCGCCGATGGCCTGGCCGACCTCGATTACTCAGCCCTCGCCAAAGCCTACCAGTGA
- the proC gene encoding pyrroline-5-carboxylate reductase — MKLGVIGCGKMGTALVEGALKAGAVSAADITGCDPVQAALDAFTQATGAATAADAAAIGASCDTILLATKPHDVAAALKLAAKGANGQPRLVISIAAGLTLTTLEGSAPDTFRIIRTMPNTPAMVGQGATAFCRGTHATPADAETALRLLSAVGHAIEVPERLMNAVTGLSGSGPAYVYLIIEALADGGVKAGLGRADSIKLAAQTVLGAAAMVMETGLHPAVLKDMVTSPGGTTIAALAEMEKHGVRAAMIGAVDAAVRRAAELGGS; from the coding sequence ATGAAGCTCGGAGTCATCGGATGTGGAAAAATGGGCACGGCCCTGGTGGAAGGAGCCCTCAAGGCCGGTGCGGTGTCCGCCGCGGACATCACCGGCTGCGATCCGGTCCAGGCGGCACTCGACGCCTTCACCCAGGCCACCGGCGCGGCCACCGCCGCCGATGCCGCCGCCATCGGCGCGTCCTGCGACACCATCCTGCTGGCCACCAAGCCCCACGACGTGGCCGCCGCCCTCAAGCTCGCCGCCAAGGGCGCGAACGGCCAGCCGCGGCTGGTGATCTCGATCGCCGCCGGCCTCACCCTCACCACCCTGGAAGGCAGCGCCCCGGACACCTTCCGCATCATCCGCACCATGCCGAACACCCCGGCCATGGTCGGCCAGGGTGCCACCGCCTTCTGCCGCGGCACCCACGCCACCCCGGCGGACGCCGAAACCGCCTTGCGCCTGCTGAGCGCCGTGGGCCACGCCATCGAGGTCCCGGAGCGCCTGATGAATGCCGTCACAGGCCTGTCCGGCAGCGGCCCCGCCTACGTCTACCTGATCATCGAGGCCCTCGCCGATGGCGGCGTGAAGGCCGGGCTCGGCCGTGCCGACTCCATCAAGCTCGCCGCCCAGACCGTCCTCGGCGCCGCCGCCATGGTCATGGAAACCGGCCTCCACCCGGCCGTGCTCAAGGACATGGTCACCTCCCCCGGCGGCACTACCATCGCCGCCCTGGCGGAAATGGAAAAGCACGGCGTCCGCGCCGCCATGATCGGGGCGGTCGATGCCGCCGTCCGCCGCGCCGCCGAACTCGGAGGTTCCTGA
- a CDS encoding HupE/UreJ family protein, giving the protein MKRRLLPIALVSLLGTAAANAHVVTTGLGPLYDGASHFALSPETCVPLAAIGLFAGLRGAAAARKALFIIPVAWLIGGHLGLTWGTAPGYPLAAATFLVLGLLIATDCKLKPAFVAGLAAIVTALHGWIEGLDLRTEGGGTMATLGGAVVAAIFFLLASGLVLALKPAWTRIVVRVLGSWLAATGLLMTGWWLHPPKSRQGADNASICPRTLVASSANPAFSQAATSPLRQAMSFGNAFSASR; this is encoded by the coding sequence ATGAAACGCCGCCTCCTTCCCATCGCCCTCGTTTCCCTGCTGGGAACCGCCGCCGCGAACGCCCATGTGGTCACGACCGGCCTAGGGCCGCTCTACGATGGCGCGAGCCATTTCGCGCTCTCACCGGAAACCTGCGTGCCCCTCGCTGCCATCGGACTCTTCGCCGGCCTCCGCGGCGCGGCAGCAGCCCGAAAGGCCCTTTTTATCATCCCCGTCGCCTGGCTCATCGGCGGCCACCTCGGCCTCACCTGGGGCACAGCTCCCGGCTATCCCCTCGCCGCGGCCACCTTCCTCGTCCTCGGCCTCCTGATTGCGACCGATTGCAAACTCAAGCCCGCGTTCGTCGCCGGTCTTGCCGCCATCGTCACCGCCCTCCACGGCTGGATCGAGGGCCTCGACCTGCGGACGGAAGGCGGCGGCACGATGGCCACCCTCGGAGGAGCGGTCGTCGCCGCCATCTTCTTTCTCCTCGCCTCCGGTCTCGTGCTCGCGCTCAAGCCCGCCTGGACCCGCATCGTGGTGCGGGTCCTCGGAAGCTGGCTCGCCGCCACCGGCCTGCTGATGACCGGCTGGTGGCTACACCCACCCAAATCCCGTCAGGGCGCGGACAATGCCTCGATCTGTCCCCGAACCTTGGTCGCCTCCTCGGCCAACCCGGCCTTTTCGCAGGCCGCCACCAGCCCCTTGAGGCAGGCCATGTCGTTCGGAAACGCTTTCAGCGCCTCGCGATAG
- the bamA gene encoding outer membrane protein assembly factor BamA: MSSSHSSGLQRAARSARLVLPLTFAAAALTTTALRAQDFEGKTISEVSIRYVGPKTIDEARLRNSMSTSAGQQYRTEKIDSDIKSLYNSGLVEDVRFLAEPAGDRVKLIAEVRTRSTIGGVGFVGNSIFSDAKLAKETKLKSGGILSDSSIVDAKRNLEKYYQGYGYPDVAITYRMQPTAQSGVADLIFVIEEGAKNEIRKIRFEGNTAFTESELRKNMKTKEKGLLSFLTKSGRFETGKLDEDMESVLDYYRSHGYLRVSSPGVRRDPVGDGRVDIVIPIVEGDKYTVAGVGFGHMSVFKPEELYPALTLNGGDAYSSKKMRADITMIRSYYGSRGYADATVTPDISDAGPNRVKIVYHVTEGSRFRVGDVHIEGNTKTKDKVIRREVPLKPGQYFNSVDLDVTKARLQNLQYFSDVQATGVPGRDGYRDVNILVEEKKTGSIGVGVGFSSIDSIVGFINLEQTNFDLFNPWSFTGGGQRFGMNLRLGSSRTDFSLSLVEPWFMDRQLSLGGELFYHDSNYYSDYYDQKNIGVSTFLRRPFGEKGALKVEYRLEQVSIDLDPSVAVLSAKSVLAGGPPSQFLAEQGDFIRSAITGEYVYDSRDSNLQPRSGEKLSASLTVAGLGGDVDIVSTSFQGQKYWNLWGDSILSLNGELAFADALSGNVPIFDRMFLGGGRTLRGFDFRDVGPRDAATGEVIGGRSLAYIDTEYTIPIIENVRAAVFYDMGFVNSGSWDVSPNDLYSDVGIGIRVKLPISPLPLALDYAIPVQVPDQKADKGGQFNFSLQSQF, from the coding sequence ATGTCGTCTTCCCACAGCTCCGGTTTGCAACGCGCGGCCCGCTCCGCCCGTCTGGTACTGCCCCTCACCTTCGCGGCCGCGGCTCTCACGACCACCGCCCTGCGCGCGCAGGATTTCGAAGGCAAGACCATCAGCGAGGTCTCCATCCGCTACGTCGGCCCGAAAACGATCGACGAAGCCCGCCTCCGCAACTCGATGTCCACCTCCGCGGGCCAGCAGTACCGCACCGAGAAAATCGACAGCGACATCAAGTCCCTCTACAACTCCGGCCTCGTCGAGGACGTCCGCTTCCTCGCCGAACCCGCCGGTGACCGCGTGAAGCTCATCGCCGAGGTCCGCACCCGCTCCACCATCGGCGGCGTCGGCTTCGTCGGAAACTCCATCTTCTCCGACGCCAAGCTGGCCAAGGAAACCAAGCTCAAGTCCGGTGGCATCCTCAGCGATTCCTCCATCGTCGACGCCAAGCGCAACTTGGAGAAATACTACCAGGGCTACGGCTACCCGGACGTCGCGATCACCTACCGCATGCAGCCGACCGCCCAGTCCGGCGTGGCGGACCTGATCTTCGTGATCGAGGAAGGTGCCAAGAACGAGATCCGCAAGATCCGCTTCGAGGGCAACACCGCCTTCACCGAGAGCGAGCTGCGGAAGAACATGAAGACCAAGGAGAAGGGTCTCCTCTCCTTCCTCACCAAGTCCGGCCGCTTTGAAACCGGCAAGCTCGACGAGGACATGGAATCCGTCCTCGATTACTACCGCAGCCACGGCTACCTCCGCGTCAGCAGCCCGGGCGTCCGCCGCGACCCCGTCGGCGATGGCCGAGTGGACATCGTCATCCCGATCGTCGAGGGCGACAAATACACCGTCGCCGGTGTCGGCTTCGGCCACATGAGCGTCTTCAAGCCCGAGGAACTCTACCCGGCCCTCACCCTCAACGGTGGCGACGCCTACTCTTCCAAGAAAATGCGCGCGGACATCACGATGATCCGCAGCTACTACGGCTCCCGTGGCTACGCCGATGCCACCGTGACCCCGGACATCAGCGACGCCGGCCCGAACCGCGTCAAGATCGTCTACCACGTCACCGAAGGCAGCCGCTTCCGCGTGGGTGACGTCCACATCGAGGGCAACACCAAGACCAAGGACAAGGTCATCCGCCGCGAAGTCCCGCTCAAGCCGGGCCAATACTTCAACTCGGTGGATCTCGATGTCACCAAGGCCCGCCTCCAGAACCTCCAGTACTTCTCCGACGTCCAGGCCACCGGCGTGCCGGGCCGCGACGGCTACCGCGACGTGAACATCCTCGTCGAGGAGAAGAAGACCGGCTCCATCGGCGTCGGCGTCGGCTTCAGCTCGATCGACAGCATCGTCGGCTTCATCAACCTGGAGCAGACCAACTTCGACCTCTTCAATCCCTGGAGCTTCACCGGTGGCGGCCAGCGCTTCGGCATGAACCTCCGCCTCGGCAGCAGCCGCACCGACTTCAGCCTGTCCCTTGTCGAACCGTGGTTCATGGACCGCCAGCTCTCCCTCGGCGGCGAGCTGTTCTACCACGACTCGAACTACTACAGCGACTACTACGACCAGAAGAACATCGGTGTTTCCACGTTCCTCCGCCGCCCATTCGGCGAGAAGGGTGCGCTCAAGGTCGAATACCGCCTCGAGCAGGTCTCCATCGACCTCGATCCGAGCGTGGCCGTGCTTTCCGCCAAGTCTGTGCTTGCCGGCGGCCCGCCGTCCCAGTTCCTCGCCGAACAGGGCGACTTCATCCGCAGCGCGATCACCGGTGAATACGTCTACGACAGCCGCGACAGCAACCTCCAGCCGCGCAGCGGTGAGAAGCTCAGCGCCAGCCTCACCGTCGCCGGCCTCGGCGGCGACGTGGACATCGTCTCCACCTCCTTCCAGGGCCAGAAATACTGGAACCTCTGGGGTGACAGCATCCTCTCGCTCAACGGCGAACTCGCCTTCGCCGACGCCCTCAGCGGCAACGTGCCGATCTTCGACCGCATGTTCCTCGGCGGCGGCCGCACCCTGCGCGGCTTCGACTTCCGTGACGTGGGCCCGCGCGACGCCGCCACCGGCGAAGTCATCGGCGGTCGCTCGCTGGCTTACATCGACACCGAATACACCATCCCGATCATCGAGAACGTCCGCGCCGCGGTCTTCTACGACATGGGCTTCGTGAACTCCGGCTCGTGGGATGTCAGCCCGAACGACCTCTACAGCGACGTGGGTATCGGTATCCGCGTGAAGCTGCCGATCAGCCCGCTGCCGCTGGCCCTCGACTACGCCATCCCGGTGCAGGTCCCGGACCAGAAGGCCGACAAGGGCGGTCAGTTCAACTTCTCCCTCCAGAGCCAGTTCTGA
- the rsmI gene encoding 16S rRNA (cytidine(1402)-2'-O)-methyltransferase, translated as MEQSDTPTPGSGGRVILVPTPIGNRDDLTLRALEVLKTCDRIACEDTRHSAPLLQHHGIAFKPLVSLHEHNEIRRIPELIAAAQAGETIAVVTDAGMPGVSDPGYRLIHACIEAGVPHEVLPGPSAVLTALVGSGMPCHAFRFGGFLPVKSGRRRQALEEAVASGETAIFFESPHRLAGTLELLASFSPDARVCVARELTKKFETYHRGTATELSAHFATHAPKGEIVLLLHGPA; from the coding sequence ATGGAACAATCCGATACTCCCACCCCCGGCAGCGGCGGACGCGTGATCCTGGTGCCGACCCCGATCGGCAACCGCGATGACCTCACGCTGCGCGCCCTGGAGGTCCTAAAGACCTGCGACCGCATCGCCTGCGAGGACACCCGGCACTCCGCCCCTCTCCTCCAACACCACGGGATCGCCTTCAAGCCGCTGGTCTCGCTCCACGAGCACAATGAGATCCGCCGGATCCCCGAACTGATCGCCGCCGCCCAGGCCGGCGAAACCATCGCCGTGGTGACCGATGCCGGCATGCCCGGCGTGTCCGACCCCGGCTACCGCCTGATCCACGCCTGCATCGAGGCCGGCGTGCCCCACGAGGTCCTGCCCGGCCCCTCGGCCGTGCTCACCGCCCTGGTCGGCTCCGGCATGCCCTGCCACGCCTTCCGCTTCGGCGGCTTCCTGCCGGTGAAGTCCGGCCGCCGCCGCCAGGCGCTGGAGGAAGCCGTCGCCTCCGGAGAAACCGCCATTTTCTTCGAATCCCCGCACCGCCTGGCCGGCACGCTGGAACTCCTCGCCTCTTTCTCGCCGGACGCCCGCGTCTGCGTGGCCCGCGAATTGACGAAGAAATTCGAAACCTACCACCGCGGAACCGCCACCGAGCTTTCCGCGCATTTCGCCACCCACGCACCGAAGGGGGAAATCGTCCTGCTTTTGCACGGACCCGCCTAA